A stretch of DNA from Mixophyes fleayi isolate aMixFle1 chromosome 2 unlocalized genomic scaffold, aMixFle1.hap1 SUPER_2_unloc_5, whole genome shotgun sequence:
GGGTTGGGCGTAACACTGACATTAAGGAATAGCAGCCAACAGTCTCAAAaataagaagctgctggctgtgTCTCCACTATGTTAGTGCCTGGTGGTGCCAGTGAACATGAAGGTCGTTCCGCTCCCGGACTGGAAAGGGAGAATTATCTGCCATACCGGAAGCCACCATACACATTTTGTTAGGCAACCTCATCTGTTACTTATTTTTGTCTTGTTATCTtacattgatacatatatattacccagtaatatttgttgttttttgcaGGTGTAGCTAGTGAAAGCTGATGATAATGAACACACAAATTAGTGaaccgcttgtaattagaggtttgcaaataaTTGAGTCTTATTAGTAGTAGCTCGCCCATAGATTAAGATTTGCAGAGCATTTTGAgccaaagattaaaaaaaatatgtgtttttgccTGCATGTCAGGAAGCATATTAACAAGggtattcaagtttaaatgatactTCATAGCAATAGCATTGGTAACATGTACAATAAGAGGTTTTgcaagttggatgtaactgtccgAGGGGTGTGTCTATTGTGAAGCAGACGCATATGCTACACATTTAGACCTGGATACATCTTTAACTCTGAATACAAGTTACAATCGCAAATTACACTTGTGTTTTACTCTGAATAAGGTTCTTACACTGTAAGAATGAAATATATTGGGGTTTTTTCTGCTTATATATGCTAAAATATATGCTTTTCTTTCAGTGACGGCAATAAAACAGTCATGAACTGGGCAGTGTATGAAGCTCTTTTGACAGGTGTCAATAAATTCTCCACTGAGTTTGGCCGTGTCTGGCTCTCTGTTGTCTTTATATTTCGCATCCTTGTATATGCAGTGACAGCATGTAGGGTCTGGGGAGATGATCAAAGAGATTTTGACTGCAACACAAAACAGCCTGGATGTACTAATGTGTGTTATGACCACTACTTTCCCGTCTCACACATCCGACTATGGGCTTTACAGCTCATCTTGGTTACCTGTCCTTCTCTTCTTGTTGTAATGCATGTGGCATACCGAGAAAATCGAGAGAGGAAGCACAAGGAGAAATTGGGGGAGAATTGTGTCAAACTTtatcaaaatattgaaaaaaagagaGGAGGACTATGGTGGACCTATCTCATTAGCCTTTTCATCAAAGCTGCTGTGGACACTATTTTCATTTATGTCTTTCATTGCCTCTATGAAAATTTCTTTCTTCCTCAATTAGTGAAATGCACCATTCCTCCATGTCCCAACATTGTGGACTGTTTCATATCCAGACCATCTGAAAAAAATATCTTCACTCTCTTCACAATAATTACGTCTGCTGTATGTGTACTTTTAAACCTTGTGGAGGCTACATATCTTGTTGGGAAGAAGTGTAAGGAAACAATTCAAAGCAGGAGCAAGACTATTATAGGAGAAAAGTGCTCTGATTGTAGTGTGCATGAGCAAAAACACACCAAAATATGAAGAGCCATTCTTTATTCCAGAGAACTGCAAGACCTCAAGTGCTGATGGTAGGACAAAACAGAACAATAGCGATGTTGCTCACTGACAGTGTGAGCTAAATGGAAATTAATAAATGGAAACATGACATTTCATGGAGATAACTGATATATAATAAACACGTGACACATATCTAGGAACTTCTTGTTTTGAAACATTTCCTAttgtatagtattatatatttaaGGATACCTAAGAAATTGTTCATTACCATTTTACTCAATGTTTACCGCAAAGTCTTGTGATGGCAGAGATTGaaaatttacttatttacttaagTAGTCAATGCACATTATGGTTTCACTAGTTAGTTCGTAAcaatgattttttaaaattaattttgtcttGATAAAAATGATGTGCAGATAAGTGTCTCTAACCTGGTATGTCTCAACTGT
This window harbors:
- the LOC142109662 gene encoding gap junction beta-5 protein-like, with amino-acid sequence MNWAVYEALLTGVNKFSTEFGRVWLSVVFIFRILVYAVTACRVWGDDQRDFDCNTKQPGCTNVCYDHYFPVSHIRLWALQLILVTCPSLLVVMHVAYRENRERKHKEKLGENCVKLYQNIEKKRGGLWWTYLISLFIKAAVDTIFIYVFHCLYENFFLPQLVKCTIPPCPNIVDCFISRPSEKNIFTLFTIITSAVCVLLNLVEATYLVGKKCKETIQSRSKTIIGEKCSDCSVHEQKHTKI